The genomic stretch CACGTCCCATGCCGACAGCGACACATCCGCCAATGTGACGGTGAACGAGGCGGTGGTCACGATAGACAAGGACGACGGCACCGGCGGAATAACGGTGGAGGCGGGGGATCTGATCACGTATACGATCCTTCTTGAGAATACCGGTGGCTGGACGGCGTACGACGTTGAGGTGACGGACCTGATTCCGGCGGGGCTCACATATGTTACGGGATCGATTACCACCACCTCGGGAACCGCTGATGCCGGCGGTGCTCCGAACCTCTCGTGGAGTATCCCGAGTATCGCGGTGGGACCCGCCAATGCGGTTGTGTTGTCCTACCAGGTGACGGTGGACGGGACGGTGCAGCCGAATGAGATCCTCTGGAACGACGCCCGGGTTGAGTGGACGAGCATCTCCGGGACGCCGTCTCCGAACGAGGAGCGAAACGGCACCGACGGCCTGCACAACAGCGGTGTGCTGAACGATTACAGCAACGAGGATGCGGATGACCTGGTGGTGGATACCGCGGCGAGCATCACGAAGACGCTGACGAATCCTGTAGGCGGCAGCGTGACCATACTTTCCGTGGTGACCTATGAAATCGAGATGGAGCTCCCGGATGCCACCATCCCGAGCCTGACGATCACCGATCACATGGGTCAGTGGATAGATTATCTCGCCACGACATCGGTGACCATGGGAGGCGTCGCCGTTACCCCCGTATTCAACCGCACCGGCCAGGATCTGACCTGGGAGTTTACGAACCTTGACGCCTCAGGCGGCGGAACGCTGAATATCATCTTCACCGCCGAGGTAATGGATATAGACGCAAACGACGATCTTGACACCATCCCCAACAGCGCAGAATATTACTATGAGGGATATGGCGCCTACACCCAGACCGGAGGTCCGGTGTCCGCAACGGATCTGACAATCCACGTGCCCGCGCTGACGATCACCAAGACCATCGCAAGCATCATCGGCGTGGACGGCACCGACCGGACCGCCCTGGCCGTGGTCGAGCCGGGGGACCGGGTGACATACGACATCACCGTCAACAACGTCGGCAGCGGCACCGCCTACGATGTGACAGTGACCGACAGCATCCTGGCGGAGTTCACCTATGTTGTGGGATCGGCGACGTCCGGCGGCGGCATCACGGTGTCCGGGCCGAATCCCTTGATATGGACGATAGCAAGCATCCCGGGGTACGGCTCGGAGACGGTGAGCTTTGAGGTGGATGTCACGAGCAGCGTCGTCGAGGGGAGCGTCTACACGAACTATGCGATTACGACCGGTGAAGACGAGCTGGGCAACACCATACCCGCGGACAACACCGATCACGTGCCCGCGGACACCTTCGTCATCGGCACAGGCGGCGTGCCCGAAGACAGCGCAGAAGTGGATGTTACCGCACGAACGCCGATCCTGAGCCTCGATAAGGAAGTCATATCGGTCAACGGCATCGCATATCCGGGTCTTTTAACGGTACAGCCGGGCGATTACATCGTCTACCGGGTGACCGTCAACAACACCGGCACCGGCACCGCCTACGACGTGGATATTTCCGATACGCTGCCCACGGGGTTGGGATACGGCGATCACCTTGCCACGGTTCCGCCGCCAACGCTCCCGTCCGGCACATATACAGACGCCTCGTGGACCGGGGGATATGCGGGAACCCATGACGGGACCGGAGCGCCGAACCAGCCGTCACCGGTAACCGGGACCATCACCTGGGACGGCTCGGCGATAAACAATACCGGACACCCCATCGTCACCGGCATTATCCTCACGGGAGGCGCCAGCTACGTGCTGGATTACGTGGTGTATGTCAATTCCGGCATCATTCAGGGCCTGCCGGTGGATAACCTGGCGGAGTCAGAATGTATCGACGGGGCGGGTACCACCGTGCCGTCCAATACCGATACCACCACACTCTTTACTCGGGAGCCCTTCCTGGTGACGGAGAAAGAGGTGACGGCCATCGACGGCGACCCGACAAACACCACCGTGGCCGTGGTGGGAAGCATCGTTGAATATACCGTCACCATCGAAAACGTCGGTGACGGCGACGCCGTGAATGTGAACATCTACGACACCATGCCCCTGGGCTTCGAATACGTGCCGGGAAGCGCCACCATCGGTGATCCCACAGCCATTATACTCGACGAGCTGCAGTGGCTGAACAACTACACGATTCTTTCGGGAGACGTTTTTACCTTCACCTTTGAACTGGAGGTGACCGCACGGACGTCCGGAGGCGATCAGATAAACACCATGTGGGTGGAGGGTGAGGACAACGCGGCGACGCCTATCGTCAAAGACGGATCGGCCATTACGCCGCTGGATACCGACGACGATGATCTGGACACCGCCCCCGTGTATGTAGATATCCCGACGCTGCCGCTGGTGCTGACGAAGACGGCGACGCCCAGGTCGGTAGCCCACGGCGGCGTGGTCAGGTATACCGTTACCTTTTCAAACAATAGAAAAATCGAGTTCTACAACGTTACCATCACCGATGTCCTGCCGTCGGGATTTACCTATCTGCCGGGTACAAGCATATTGGACGGCGCGACGATCGGCGATCCTTCCGGCGCCGGCACTACAACGCTGACCTGGAACATAGGCACCGTGGCGCCGGAGACGACGGTCGTTTTGGAATATCACGCCCTGGCGTCCCACGCCGCCTCATCGGGTGCGAATGTCAACAACGTAACCCTCAATATGGTTGACGGCGCGGGAAGAAAGTACAAACTCACAGCAAACGCCACCGTTTCGATAAAGAGGGGTGTGGCGTTTCCGCTGGCAAGCATGATCATGCCGGCGCTGCCTTCCACAGGCACCACACCTGGTGACACGGAGGGGTGGGGAGAGCGCCCCGGCGAGCGACGTGAAGGGGAGGAAGAGGAGGAGTCTGAACGGCTGTATAAGTGCTGCCTGGATGTCAGGAAGATCGCCATTCGATCGCAGGATTTCGGAGATTCGCTGCCCGGATATCCAGAGATCTATTACCAGACGGATATCGCCATGTACGCCGCGACTGAGCTCTTTATCATTGAGGATTACCTGTCGAAACGGCTGGCGCTCAACGGCATCGATCCGGATGGGGAATACCTGATGACCGGGCTTTATAACCGCGTGGTGGAAAAGCTCGGCGAGTATGCACAGTATAACCTCGGCAATGTCACCATGCAGTCTGAGCTGGGCATCCCGATGCGGTTCTCGCCGGTCATGCGGGAGACCATCCGGGAAAACGGCGTCAGCCCCGAGACGGCGGCGAAGATGTTGCTTTCCGATATGGCAAGGGCGGCGGGACTGGACGAGGTGCCGAAGATCGAGCCGATCTTCCTTGAATATTTCGGTTCCTATCCATACCTGGAAGACAAGATCGTTTCCGGCGAGCTGGCATGGAGCGAGGGATTGATGGATAAGAACATCATGCCCGCGGCGCTGGGGATGACGCTTTTGCGTACGTCCCACCAGTTGCCCGAATTCCTTGAAAGCGCCGATCCCATGAATCGCTTCTTCGGCAGGCTCATGTTGATGCTGTCTTTGGAGAAGCTGGAGGTGATGTCTTCGGAGATGATGGTGACGGCGGAATTTTCGCCGCCGGTGAAATATCTTCCCCATTACAGCCAAATCGAGATGAACGAGGCCGACGGTACCCTGGACTGGACAGTGGTGGATGAAACAAGCAGCCTGTATGATCATGCGTCGATGCTATGGGGTCTGTCGAAATTCAGGAGCGTGCTGCTCCACTCGAGCGATCCGGATGTGCGGGCGTCCCTGGATGTCGTCACCGAACGCCTGGGTGAGGTGTATACCGCTTTTGAGTCGGTCCATTACGATGAAGAAACCGGCGAATACAAGAGCCTGCATGCCCCCGGCGGCGGTGATGACGAGCGGATGGTAACCGCCCTCGACCTCGGATACACGGTGCTGGCCATGAGATCCATCTACAACGACAACAGGGATCTCAGGATGAACAGCCACGAGCCGATGCGCAGGATCGTGGATATCTGCGACTTTATGATAGAGAACATGATCTCAAAGCTGGACGGCGGTGTCTATACCTCATACGACTATGCAGAGGGCGCCCCGGATACCGGAACGAAGCGCACTCTGGTGGACAATTCCTTGGCGATCCGCGCATTCCTGAGCGCATATGTCATTACCGGGGACGAGAAATATCGTAAAGCCGCCCTGGACGTCTATGACTTCATGGTGGAAAACATCTGGGTGGAGGAGCATGAGATATTCGCCGACGAAGAGCGGTGGGACTACGACGTGGTGATGACGCCGCAGAATATCGGCGCCACCATGGGGGCCCTCAGGGAACTGACCCTCTACGGTGACGATCGGGAGATCATCGATTATCTGGATCGCATGTCCTTGTTGACCGAGCGTATTCTCGATCAGTCACAGCTCCAGCTCTATGAGAATCGGTTCTTCCCGTGGCATTCACCGGTTACTCTCATACCGGAAGATCCCAACGGCCGCTCGTACATCAAACCGATTATCACGCCGATTCGGGATCGGAGCATTACCCGTGATCTGGCCCCGATCCTGGTGCGGAAGATGGTGCTGAACCTGACTCCCGGAGGCGCGATGGCGACCGGCAATGAGGATAAGATATATGATTTTGCCAAGTGGAAGTCGGACCTCAGATATGAGGTGCCGGACCTGATCGCAAGCAGTATTGTGGACGATACCTTCGAGACCGATACCGGCATGTATTTCTCATCGCTCATTCACGACTATCGGGATAACCTGAACGACGAACTGCCGACATACAATCCCTATATCGCCGATCCGGAGATTCAGACGTACGGCGCGTATCTGAGCGACGAGGTGTCGCGCTTCAATATAAAGAATCTGACCATTAACTCGCGAATGGGTATTGAGTTGGTTGAGTCCTCGCTGGTCGCGGACCTTGCGGACGACCGGAGAATGAATTCGGACGATTACCTGGAGGCGTTCCTGAACGCACGGGTGCCTCAGATGGATGACGAATATGAATCCACCTTCCTGGCCCCGATTTTCGGTAAGATTAAGGGATTGACGGGAGCGGGCGTTGAGGATCGATTCGGACATGTCATTTATCTGGAATATGCATCGGGAAAACCCTTCTACACCGACGACATCGCCGGCGGGTGGGATGAAGACACCTTTGATGAAAGTCTCAGGATTTCCTCCATCGCCCAGACGATGATCAGGCAGATCATGCTCATCGAGGATTACGAGAACAGGGATGATCTCTTCAGTGGGGATATATTCGTCAGAGACATCATGGTGCTCACCGCGGCGGCCAAGAGGAGGTTCTTATCGGATCTTGCGGCGCATACCGAGGAGAATGGAATCAATCACATTCCACATACCTTCGACATGGTGTGGGATGACGATCTGGATCGTTATCTGCCTCATACAATCGATTCGGAAAGCGACCTGTTTGATCATGTATCTCTGATATGGGCCATGGCGCTGTGGATCGATTCCAGGGACAAGGGACTGTTCGACCGCTATGACGCATATCTCGATGACAGGGAGGCGGACGAGGAATTTCTCAATGAGTGCATAGACGATCTGCTTGAGAATCATTACAGCGAGGCACACGGAACCCTGGTGACCGGAAGCGTCGACACCATAGAGGTGAGCAGGGCGCTGGATATCCTGACGCGGGCGGCGGCACTCCTGCCGGACGGTGAAACGAAGGAACGCCTGACAACCCTGATCGAGCATCAGGCCGAATACATCATCAATAACATCCTGACGGACGAGGGAACCGTGCCCTTGGTGGAATTCGGAGGAGAGGTGCCCTACGAAACCCAGTGTCTGATGGAGCGTCTCGGCACCCATGTCTTCCCGATGCTGGCGGTGCTGGAGGCGTACGAAGTGACCGGGAACGAGCGATTTCTGAATGAAGTGATGCCTGCGTTTCTCCGATTCGATAAGGATAAATGGGTCCAGGAGTTGGGGCTCTATCTCTCCACGGGAACGGTCTACAAACAGGACGACTGGTCAAAGGTGGAGCTTGAATACACGAACACCGAGCTGATATCAACGATCCTTCTCATATCGGCGCTCCAGCCCTATATGGAAGGTGAGGATAAGATCCTGGCGGCGTTCCACATGACGACGTTCATGAATCGCCTCTTGGAGATTTCCAGCCTCGAACGATACCCGGGCAATGATGAATCACATATGGAGATATTCAGCCCGCAGATTATCAGAAAAGTCAAGATTGTTCTCGAAGAGTCTGAAGGCAGCGGCGAGCCGGGAGCTGTTTTTACCTTCCTCATCGCGGTCGATACCGCGTGCGATTTCGATACCGATATCGATCACGGGCTGTCCCGCGTTCGGATAGAGGATACGATTCCGGAAGGATTCCACTATGTGGCGGGAAGCACCACCATAAACGGGAGGCCGTCTCCGGATCCGGTGGGAACGAAGACCCTGAATTGGTATACGCCGTCCATCGGCAATGACAGCGTCCTGATCATCAGGTATCAGCTCATCGCGGACCCGGACAGCCCCCCCGGATACTACGTGAACGACTTGGATGTGATCTCGTTCTGGGAGTACCAGGGAGAGCTCTATCCCTGCGACGAAATGGGGATAGAGGAGACGATACGGCTTTTCGACGATATGTGGATTGATGCCGAAGAGGAGTGTATTCCCTGTCGATATGGTGAAATGACCCTACCGCAATAGAGAAAAAGCTCCGATTTTATCGGATACAGGGGCTGGGAGGAAGATAATATGACCGAAGGATTTTCCTTCGGTCATATGTCAAAATAATGGTACAGAACATGAACATATATAGAAAAATATGAATAAATAAAAATTGACATATGTGATATTCTCACATATACTAAAAATCCAGCCTGTTTTTGCACCGTGTTCAGACGTCTATTCAGACGATTCCAAAAATCGGCGTGAAGCGCCTCGATGTATTGGTAGTGTGGCATGAAATCCTTCCTTATCACCTATGATGACGGTACAGTAAGACGGCTCTCCATAGACGAGGACGTGTCCCGCTTTACCGTGGGGAGGGAGAAGCAAAATAATATCGTCATACATGATGACCGTATGTCCCGGGAACACGGCGTCTTCGAGGTTTCTCTTGACGGGATTGTGTATCGTGACAGCAGCAGGAACGGGAGCCTGGTGAATGGACGAGTGGTAAAAAACAGCGCCGTGTGGATGTATCCCGGGGATTCCATAGAGCTTTTCGGCGCGATGGTTTTATACGAAAACGACGGCACATCGAGCGATACGACGGGAAGGCTGAGCATCGAGTCGGACACCCCGTCGGTGCCCATTATGATGCAGGGGATATCGCCGCAGAGAAGGCTGCTGGCGGCAGTCGTCATTATTCTGATTCTGTCGGTGGTGGCGATTACTCTGGTATTTTTCATCAAGGAACGGCGTGAATTCCGCATCGATCCGGAAGGAACGATCGCACCGACGGGGACGGAATCGGTCGATACGGGAATCTCGATGGCGGATGAAATACCGGGATTGATGATTCTGGAATTTTACGCCGGCATCATTGCAGAAGAGGACGACCGGTTCGTTATCCTTGAAGAGACCACGACCATTCCACGGGTTCCCGGCACTCTCTTCGGTGTTTGTTTTCGATACGACGTCATTAACGGAGAGCCGGTGGAGTATTTCCAGGATGAGCAGTATCCATCATTCCCAAATACCTGGGAGGGATGGTCGGAAGGAAGCGGCGCCTTCACGCCGTTTCCGGATGCGCACAGGGCGGAGTATCGCACGACCCTCTCCCCGGAAGAGGATGCGGC from Candidatus Zymogenaceae bacterium encodes the following:
- a CDS encoding DUF11 domain-containing protein; the encoded protein is MTVNEAVVTIDKDDGTGGITVEAGDLITYTILLENTGGWTAYDVEVTDLIPAGLTYVTGSITTTSGTADAGGAPNLSWSIPSIAVGPANAVVLSYQVTVDGTVQPNEILWNDARVEWTSISGTPSPNEERNGTDGLHNSGVLNDYSNEDADDLVVDTAASITKTLTNPVGGSVTILSVVTYEIEMELPDATIPSLTITDHMGQWIDYLATTSVTMGGVAVTPVFNRTGQDLTWEFTNLDASGGGTLNIIFTAEVMDIDANDDLDTIPNSAEYYYEGYGAYTQTGGPVSATDLTIHVPALTITKTIASIIGVDGTDRTALAVVEPGDRVTYDITVNNVGSGTAYDVTVTDSILAEFTYVVGSATSGGGITVSGPNPLIWTIASIPGYGSETVSFEVDVTSSVVEGSVYTNYAITTGEDELGNTIPADNTDHVPADTFVIGTGGVPEDSAEVDVTARTPILSLDKEVISVNGIAYPGLLTVQPGDYIVYRVTVNNTGTGTAYDVDISDTLPTGLGYGDHLATVPPPTLPSGTYTDASWTGGYAGTHDGTGAPNQPSPVTGTITWDGSAINNTGHPIVTGIILTGGASYVLDYVVYVNSGIIQGLPVDNLAESECIDGAGTTVPSNTDTTTLFTREPFLVTEKEVTAIDGDPTNTTVAVVGSIVEYTVTIENVGDGDAVNVNIYDTMPLGFEYVPGSATIGDPTAIILDELQWLNNYTILSGDVFTFTFELEVTARTSGGDQINTMWVEGEDNAATPIVKDGSAITPLDTDDDDLDTAPVYVDIPTLPLVLTKTATPRSVAHGGVVRYTVTFSNNRKIEFYNVTITDVLPSGFTYLPGTSILDGATIGDPSGAGTTTLTWNIGTVAPETTVVLEYHALASHAASSGANVNNVTLNMVDGAGRKYKLTANATVSIKRGVAFPLASMIMPALPSTGTTPGDTEGWGERPGERREGEEEEESERLYKCCLDVRKIAIRSQDFGDSLPGYPEIYYQTDIAMYAATELFIIEDYLSKRLALNGIDPDGEYLMTGLYNRVVEKLGEYAQYNLGNVTMQSELGIPMRFSPVMRETIRENGVSPETAAKMLLSDMARAAGLDEVPKIEPIFLEYFGSYPYLEDKIVSGELAWSEGLMDKNIMPAALGMTLLRTSHQLPEFLESADPMNRFFGRLMLMLSLEKLEVMSSEMMVTAEFSPPVKYLPHYSQIEMNEADGTLDWTVVDETSSLYDHASMLWGLSKFRSVLLHSSDPDVRASLDVVTERLGEVYTAFESVHYDEETGEYKSLHAPGGGDDERMVTALDLGYTVLAMRSIYNDNRDLRMNSHEPMRRIVDICDFMIENMISKLDGGVYTSYDYAEGAPDTGTKRTLVDNSLAIRAFLSAYVITGDEKYRKAALDVYDFMVENIWVEEHEIFADEERWDYDVVMTPQNIGATMGALRELTLYGDDREIIDYLDRMSLLTERILDQSQLQLYENRFFPWHSPVTLIPEDPNGRSYIKPIITPIRDRSITRDLAPILVRKMVLNLTPGGAMATGNEDKIYDFAKWKSDLRYEVPDLIASSIVDDTFETDTGMYFSSLIHDYRDNLNDELPTYNPYIADPEIQTYGAYLSDEVSRFNIKNLTINSRMGIELVESSLVADLADDRRMNSDDYLEAFLNARVPQMDDEYESTFLAPIFGKIKGLTGAGVEDRFGHVIYLEYASGKPFYTDDIAGGWDEDTFDESLRISSIAQTMIRQIMLIEDYENRDDLFSGDIFVRDIMVLTAAAKRRFLSDLAAHTEENGINHIPHTFDMVWDDDLDRYLPHTIDSESDLFDHVSLIWAMALWIDSRDKGLFDRYDAYLDDREADEEFLNECIDDLLENHYSEAHGTLVTGSVDTIEVSRALDILTRAAALLPDGETKERLTTLIEHQAEYIINNILTDEGTVPLVEFGGEVPYETQCLMERLGTHVFPMLAVLEAYEVTGNERFLNEVMPAFLRFDKDKWVQELGLYLSTGTVYKQDDWSKVELEYTNTELISTILLISALQPYMEGEDKILAAFHMTTFMNRLLEISSLERYPGNDESHMEIFSPQIIRKVKIVLEESEGSGEPGAVFTFLIAVDTACDFDTDIDHGLSRVRIEDTIPEGFHYVAGSTTINGRPSPDPVGTKTLNWYTPSIGNDSVLIIRYQLIADPDSPPGYYVNDLDVISFWEYQGELYPCDEMGIEETIRLFDDMWIDAEEECIPCRYGEMTLPQ
- a CDS encoding FHA domain-containing protein, giving the protein MKSFLITYDDGTVRRLSIDEDVSRFTVGREKQNNIVIHDDRMSREHGVFEVSLDGIVYRDSSRNGSLVNGRVVKNSAVWMYPGDSIELFGAMVLYENDGTSSDTTGRLSIESDTPSVPIMMQGISPQRRLLAAVVIILILSVVAITLVFFIKERREFRIDPEGTIAPTGTESVDTGISMADEIPGLMILEFYAGIIAEEDDRFVILEETTTIPRVPGTLFGVCFRYDVINGEPVEYFQDEQYPSFPNTWEGWSEGSGAFTPFPDAHRAEYRTTLSPEEDAAARVWYVDEEYPLGEMTWEVYFNDVLYRTITFTVVE